AGACCACGGCGCCGGCGACGTCGGTGAACTTGAGGCTCACCGGCCCGACGACCAGGAACGGCGCCGGGCTGTTGGGGAGCGTCAGGCGGTCCGCGCCGAAGATGAACTGGAAGAGGTAGCGGAGGGCGAGCGACAAACCGATCGTGACGATCATCAGCGGCACGAGGCCGAGGCCCCGCTTCCGGAGGGGCTTCCAGATCGCCGCGTCCTGCGCGTAGCCGAACGCGCCGCCGAGGACCACCGTGATCAGGATCGCGAGCACCGGGTTGAGGCCGAGCACGTTGCTGAACAGGTACGCCATCAGCGCGCCGAAGGTCACCAGCTCGCCGTGGGCGAAGTTGTTGAGGCCGGTGGTGCCGTAGATGAGGGAGAGGCCGATGGCGGCGAGGGCGAGGAGGAGGCCGAAGATGAGGCCCGTCACCACCTTGGGCCAGAAGATCTTCCAGAAGTTGTTGCCCGTCACGGGCTCCGCGGTGCCCGAGACCGCGCCGGTCTCGGTGTCCGGGGCGGCGGTCTCGCCGCCCGACGGCGTCCCGGCGTCGGTGCTCGGCGTGGGGCTCGCACCGCCCGCGCCGCCCGCGGCGGCGTCGGGGGAGAGGAAGAAGAAGGCCGGCACGTTCTTGTTGCCCGCGGCCACGTCGATCTCGCGGGGGCTCGAGCCCGCGCGGGGGAGGCCGGCGCCCTCGGGGATCGTCGACTCGTCGACCTGGACCGTGAACGAGCCCGGCGCGCTGAGCCCGACCTCGGCCTTGCCCTCCGCGTCCGTCGTGCCGGTGGCGCGTCGACGCCGCCGCCCGAGACCGTGACGGTCACCCCGGCGATGCCGGTCTTGTCGGCGTCCGCCCGGACCCACACGAGCAGCGACTGCTCGGCGGCGGCCGGGTCGACCGCCTGCGGCGCCGCGCGCGGATCCGCGTGGGCGCCCGACGGGGGCGAGAGGAGAAGTGCGGTGCAGGCGAACGCCACCGCGAGAATCAGGGCCCACACGCGCTGCGCGCGTGCTCCGGCCGAACCAGTGGCTATCACTAGACCTCCATAGGGGGAGCCGGCGGATGGTGAGTTCCGCGCAGGCGCCGCGACTACCGTCAGGACGACGTTGGTTGACAGTACGTGCTGATTATGTCCTGGATGTTTCGGGGCCGGGCCGCGTGGCGACGTGCTACGCGGGGAATAGCGCACGACGGCGACCGTTAACATCGATGCACCGGTTGCCGACGCGGTCCCCCGGCTCCACCATCCGCCTCTCATCGTCCCCTGGAGGGAACTTGGATCAGTCCGACCCGTTCGGCGTCATCGGCCTCACCTACGACGACGTCATGCTCCTGCCGGGGCACACCGACGTCATCCCGAGCGAGGCGGACACGACCTCCCGCCTGACGCGCAACATCAGCGTCGCCGCTCCCCTCCTCTCCTCCGCGATGGACACCGTCACCGAGGCGCGCATGGCGATCGCCATGGCCCGCCAGGGCGGGCTCGGGGTCATCCACCGCAACCTCTCCATCGAGGACCAGGCCGCCTTCGTCGACAAGGTGAAGCGCAGCGAGTCCGGCATGATCACGAACCCGGTCACCACGCGCCCCGACGCCACGGTCGCCGAGGTGGACGCGCTCTGCGGGCAGTTCCGCGTCTCCGGCCTCCCGGTCGTCGAGTCGGACGGCACGCTCGTCGGCATCATCACGAACCGCGACATGCGCTTCGTCTCGCCGGTGCAGGCGGCCACGACGCTCGTCCGCGACGTCATGACCCGCACCCCGCTCATCACCGGCCGGGTCGGCATCGACCCGGACCACGCCATCGCGATCTTCGCGGAGCACAAGATCGAGAAGCTCCCGCTGGTGGACGACGCCGGCAAGCTGCGCGGCCTCATCACCGTCAAGGACTTCGACAAGTCCGAGCAGTACCCGGACGCCACGAAGGATGCCGAGGGGCGCCTCCGCGTCGGCGCGGCCATCGGCTTCTTCGGCGACGCCTGGCAGCGCGCGCTCGCGCTCGTCGAGGCAGGCGTGGACGTGCTCGTGGTCGACACCGCCAACGGCGACAGCAAGGGCGTGCTCGACATCATCCGCCGCCTGAAGAGCGACCCGGCCACGTCGCACGTCGACGTGATCGGCGGCAACGTCGCGACCCGCTCGGGCGCGCAGGCGCTCATCGACGCCGGAGCGGACGCCATCAAGGTGGGCGTCGGACCCGGATCCATCTGCACCACGCGCGTCGTCGCCGGCGTCGGCGTCCCGCAGGTGACCGCCGTCTACGAGGCGTCGCTCGCGGCGCGCGCGGGCGGGCATCCCCGTCATCGCGGACGGCGGCCTCCAGTACTCGGGCGACATCGCCAAGGCGCTCGTCGCCGGCGCGGACACGGTCATGCTCGGCAGCCTCCTCGCGGGCTGCGACGAGAGCCCCGGCGACCTCATGTTCGTCGGCGGCAAGCAGTTCAAGAGCTACCGCGGCATGGGCTCGCTCGGCGCCCTGCAGACGCGCGGCTCGAAGACGTCCTACTCGAAGGACCGCTACTACCAGGCGGACGTGCCGAGCGACGACAAGCTCATCCCCGAGGGCATCGAGGGCCAGGTGCCCTACCGCGGGTCGCTCGCCAACGTCGTGTACCAGCTCACGGGCGGACTGCGGCAGTCGATGTTCTACGTCGGCGCGCGCACGATCGGCGAGCTGAAGGACCGCGGGCGCTTCGTGCGGATCACCGCGGCGGGGCTCAAGGAGTCGCACCCGCACGACGTGCAGATGGTGGTCGAGGCGCCCAACTACCGGCGCTGAGGCGAGGAGCCGCGCGATCCGCGCGGTGGTGACGAGGGGCCGGTGCGCATCGCACCGGCCCCTCGCGCGTGCGGGCGCTCCCTCACAGGGCGCAGGGCGCACGGGGTGTCCGGCGGGTCGCGGGGCCTCGCGTGCCGGGGCGGTCCCCGACGCGACACTTCCCGCATGCCGTCGTCCCCGCGTCCCGTCCCCTCCTCCGCTCCTCCCACGGAGCCCGCGCTCGGGCCGCCCGGGGTGGCGCTGATCCTCTCCGGGGCGCCGCCCGCGACCCCGGCGTCGTGCCTCGGCTCCTCGGGTGAAGAGGAGCGCGCGGACGCGGGGGCCGTCGCCCGCGCGGAGGCGCGGGGCTCGCTCGTCCGGCTGCGCGCCGGGGTGCACGTGGACCGCCTCGCGTGGGAGGCGGTGTCGGCGCGCGAGCGGCACCTGCTGCGGATCCGCGCGCTCGCCCGGGTCTCCGCGGCCCCGATCGTGCTCGGCGGGGCGTCCGCGGCGGCCGTGCACGCGCTGCCGCGCCTCACGCCGTGGCCGACCCTCGTCACGCTGCTCGAGCTGCCCGGGACGCCCGCGGGACGTCCGGCGGGCACCCGCATCTCCCGTGATCCCACGCGGGGGCGGTCGCCGCTCGTGCGGGTGACGGAGGGCGTGGGTCTGCCGGGTCTCGCGGCGACGGCGCTCGCCGCGTCGCACGAGGCGGCGATGGCGGCGGTGCGGGACGCCTCGCCGCACGGCCCGGGCTGGCTCGCGCACGGGCTGGTCGCGCTCGATGACGTGCTCGGGCCGACGCGCGCGTCGCCCGCGACGCGCGCGGACCTCGAGGCGGAGCGGGAGCTGCGCGGTCCCGGGCCGTGGAGCCGGCGGGCGGAGCTGCTCGTGGAGGCGGCGGACGGCGCGGCCCGCTGCCCCGTCGAGTCGGTCGCCCGCGGCGTCGCCCGGGAGACGGGGCTCGCGCATCCGGACGTCGGGGTCGGCGTGGACGGTCACGGGCGGCTCGTGCTGGCCTGGCGGCGCGAGCGGATCGGGCTGCGGATCGCGGCGTCGGCGACGGCCGACGACCGGCCGGATCCCGTGGCCGGGGAAGCCGGGCAGGCCACGGAGCGGGGTCGGTGGCGCGTCGTCGTGGCGGCGGAGCGCGACGTCCTGGCCGCGGGCCGGCTGCGGGCGCTGCTGCTCCATGCGGGTCTCGAGCCCGAGCGTCGGTCCGCGCACGTGCGACCCGGGGCGCGGCCGGATCCGGGCGGCGGCCGGTCGCGCAGGAGCCCGCCGCTAGGCTGTGCGGGTGAGTGATGTAGAGATCGGCCGCGCCAAGCGCGCCCGCCGCGTGTACGCGTTCGACGACATCGCCATCGTCCCGTCCCGTCGCACACGCGACCCCCAGGACGTGTCGGTCTCGTGGTCGATCGACGCGTACCAGTTCGAGATCCCGTTCCTCGCGGCGCCCATGGACTCCGTGGTCTCCCCGGCCACGGCGATCGCCATGGGGCGCTTCGGCGGCGTCGGGGTCCTCGACCTCGAGGGCCTCTGGACCCGGTACGAGAACCCCGAGCGCCTGCTCGAGGAGATCCGCTCGCTGCCGCCCGAGTCGGCGACCGCCCGCATGCAGCAGATCTACGCCGAGCCGATCAAGCCGGAGCTCATCACGGCGCGCATCGCCGAGATCCGCGCGGCCGGCGTCGTCGTCGCCGCGGCCCTCTCCCCGCAGCGCACCGCCGACCACTACGAGACCGTGGTCGCGGCCGGCATCGACCTCTTCGTCATCCGCGGCACCACCGTGTCCGCCGAGCACGTCTCCAAGGGCGCCGCGCCCCTCAACCTCAAGGAGTTCATCTACGAGCTCGACGTCCCCGTCATCGTCGGCGGCGCGGCCACCTACACGGCGGCCCTGCACCTCATGCGCACGGGAGCGGCGGGCGTGCTCGTCGGCTTCGGCGGGGGAGCGGCGTCGACCACGCGCTCGGCCCTCGGGATCCACGCGCCCATGGCCACCGCGCTGTCCGACGTCGCGGGCGCGCGACGCGACTACATGGACGAGTCCGGCGGCCGCTACGTGCACGTCATCGCGGACGGCGGCCTCGGCAGCTCCGGCGACATCGTCAAGGCCATCGCGGTCGGCGCCGACGCCGTCATGCTCGGCTCGACGCTGGCGCGCGCCACCGACGCACCCGGCCAGGGCTTCCACTGGGGCGCCGAGGCGCACCACCCCGAGCTGCCGCGCGGCCACCGCGTCCGCGTCGACCAGGTCGCGCCCCTCGAGCAGATCCTCTACGGCCCGTCTACCCGGGCCGACGGCAGCTCCAACCTGGTCGGCGCCCTGCGCCGCGCCATGGCCACCACCGGCTACTCCGACCTCAAGGAGTTCCAGCGCGTCGAGGTCGTCGTCGCTCCGTACGGCAAGTAGTACGCCGGCCGCCCCGCCGGACCCGCATCGCGTCGAGCGACCGGGAACATGCGGGGTCCGGCCGGCGTTGTGATCCACAGGAAGAGGGAGGTGCGCGCATGGCGGAGGTCCGTCGCGTCAAGCTGCCGGGTGTCGGCGTGCTGCACACCTTCATCACCGACGACGGGGGCAAGGTCGGCGTCATCGCCCACCGCTCCGGCCACAGCGACCTGATCACCTTCTCGGAGGAGCAGGACGGGCCCGACACGCAGAAGGTGTCGCTCCGCCTCAGCGAGGACGAGGCCCACACGCTCGCGGAGCTGCTCGGCGGCACGCGCATCACCGAGTCGCTCGACAAGCTCGACCAGATCCCGGGCCTCAGCATCGACTGGTTCACCGTCGACTACGACGACCACATCGCCGGTCAGGCGCTCGGCAACCTCGCGTCGCGCGGCGTCGTCGGCCTCACGGTCGTGGCGGTCGTGCGCGGCGACTCCGCGAACCCCGCGCCCGCCGACGACTTCACGGTGTACCCGGGCGACACGCTCGTGGTCGCCGGCTCGCCGGAGAAGGTCGCCAAGGCCTTCGCGTTCTACCGGACGGGCGAGTTCCCGCACCGTCCCGCATCCGGCTCCGCGCCGGACGGAGGGTAGCGGGTGCACCACGGCCACGACCTCATCGTCCTCGGCCTGCTGTTCGTCCTCGCCTACGCGTTCGGCCAGCTCGGCAAGCGCGTCGGCCTGCCCGCCATCCCCATCTACATGCTCATCGGGCTCCTCGCGAGCCCGAGCGTCGACTGGTTCCCGCTCGACTTCGCCTCGGGCGACATCGAGCTCATCGCCGTCTTCGGCCTGATCCTCCTGCTGTTCAACCTCGGCCTGGAGTTCGACCAGGACGAGTTCTTCGGCAACGCGGGCAAGCTCATCGTCTCCGGCGGCTCCTACGTGCTCATTAACATGGGCGTCGGGTTCGCGTTCGGCTTCGCGCTCGGCTGGGGCACCCGCGAGGCGCTGGTCATCGCGGGCATGACGGCCACCTCCTCGAGCGCCATCGTCACGAAGCTCCTCATCGAGCTGAACCGGCTCGCCAACGACGAGACGCCCATGATCCTGGGCGTCACGGTGGTCGAGGACATCTTCATCGCCGTCTACCTCGCCATCGTGTCCGTCGTGCTGAGCGGCGAGACCGAGCCCTGGGCCGTGGTCGGCCAGCTGGCCGTGTCGTTCGCGTTCCTCGTCATCATGTTCACGGTCGCGCGGAAGGGCGGCGCCTTCCTCTCGCGCTTCCTCCGCACGCGCGACGTGGAGCTGTTCACGGTCCTGTTCTTCGGCCTCGCGATCCTCTTCGGCGGCATCGGGGAGGTCCTCGGCGTCACGGACGCGATCGGGGCCTTCCTCATCGGCCTCGTGCTCGGGGCGACCCGCGTGCGCAACCGCATCGAGCAGATCGCCATCCCGCTGCGCGACGTGTTCGGCGCGTTCTTCTTCCTGAACTTCGGGCTCGCGCTCGACCCGGGCGAGTTCCCCACGGTGGTGGTCCCGGTGCTGGTGGCCGTCGCCATGACCGTCACGCTCAACCTCATCGCGGGCCAGTTCGTCGCCTGGCTCAACGGCCACGGCGCCCAGGCCGGCATCAACACGGCCTTCATCCTGCAGAACCGGGGCGAGTTCGCGCTGATCCTCGCGACGCTGTCGCTCTCGGCGGGGCTCGACGAGCGGATCCAGCCCTTCGCCGGCCTCTACGTGCTCGTCATGGCGATCATGGGGCCGCTCCTCGCCGCCAACTCGGTGCGCATCGGCACGGCCGTCCTGCCCACGCGCTACCGCTCCGCCACCAAGCGCGCGGCGGAGAAGGCCGAGCGCGACGCCGAGCGCGCGGGCGCCCTCGCCCTGTTCGAGGCCGCCGAGCGCGGGGACCCCGTGCCCGCGGACGCCTTCGACGACGGCCTCGCGATCGCGGGATCCCGACCCGGCACGGCCGCGCGCGGCACGACGCCGGGCACCGGTCCCGAGGCGGAGGGCGGGCGCGGATCGGGCGTGCCGCGCGGTGCGGGAGCCGACGCCGCCGACGGCGACGACGAGGAGGCGCGTCCCGCCCCCGACCGCCGCCGTGCCGAGCAGGCCGGGCAGCAGTCCGACCACGACACCTGGACACCGCCGACGCGCGAACGGGAACCCGACTACTGATGACGCACGCATCCGACCACCTCCCCGACGGCAGCGGGCGCTCCGGCTCCGGGACGCCCGGACCCGGCGGTCCGGGATCCGAGGGCCCCGGCCCCACCGTCGCCCAGGTCGCCCGGCGCCCCCGTTCGATCGCGCTGCTCGCGCTCGCGCTGGTCATCGCCGCGGGGTTCGCCGCGCTCGGGCAGTGGCAGCTGGCCCGCGCCGTCGAGTCGGGCGTCGTGATCGAGCGCGACACCGAGACGGCGCTGCCGCTGGGGACGCTCGCCGAGCCGCAGGGCTACGTCACCGACCGGTCGGCCGGGCACATGGTCACCGTCTCGGGCGCGCTCGTCCCCGGCGACTTCGTCGTCGTGTCGGACCGGCTGGACGACGGCCGCACCGGCGCCTGGGTCGTCGGCCACCTGTCGGTCACGGACGACGGCCGGCCCGCGGATGCCGCGCCCGACGCCCTCCCCGCCAGCGTCCCCGTCGCCCTCGGCTGGGCCGCGACCGACGACGAGGCGGCGGCCGTCGCCGCGCGCCTGAACGCCGATGCCGGTCCGTCGGCAGGCACCCGGGAGGTCGTCGGCCGCTTCCTCCCCAGCGAGCAGCCCGAGCCGTCCGGCACCGGCCAGGATCCGCAGCGCATGACGCGCCTCAGCACGGCGGCGCTCGTCAACGTCTGGCAGGGCGACGTGGGCGACGTCTACAACGGCTTCGTCGTGGCCTCCGACGCCCAAGCGGGGCTCTCGCCCATCTACTCGCCGCCGCCGAGCGAGGACGTGCAGCTCAACTGGCTCAACATCTTCTACGCGGCGGAGTGGGCGGTCTTCGCGATCTTCGCGATCGTCATCTGGTACCGCACCGTGCGCGACACCTGGACACGCGAGCAGCCGGGCTACCGCGACGACGACGACGATGACGACGACGACCCGCTCCCCGAGGGCGCCCTCGACGCGTCCGGCGGCGCTCCCCGCCCCGGGAGCCGCGCAGACGCCGACCGGTAGGATCCAGGCATGGCCCACGGACTCAAGCGCTCCGACGTCCCGCAGATCCGGAGGGTCCTCGGCTTCTACCGCGTCATGGCCTTCATCACCGGCGCGTTCCTCCTCCTCCTGGTCGTGGAGATGGGGTTCAAGTACCTGCCGGGCTTCCAGTTCGCCGACGGTTCGCTGCAGTACCTCGCGGGCGCCGGCTACGAGCTCGAGCTGAACGGCCCGTCGGGCTTCCTGGCGCTGTCGCCGGCCGACACCCTCACGGGCACGAACCTCAGCCTCATCGTCCAGATCGTCCACGGCAACATCTACGTCGTCTACCTCATCAGCGACTTCCTGCTCTGGCAGCGGATGCGCTGGTCGTTCACGCGCTTCATCCTCATCGCGGCGGGCGGCGTCGTGCCGTTCCTGTCCTTCGTGGTCGAGGCCCGCATCGCGCGCCAGGTGCACGCGACCATCGCGGAGCTCGAGGCGCCGCGCCGCGCCGCCGCGAGCGCCCCCGGCGACGACGACCGCCGCGCCCCCCGACCCACCGACCCGACCACCACCACGGAGGCCACCACTTGAGCGTCGACAACCCCACGAACCAGCGCCCCGTCCTCGTCGTCGACTTCGGCGCCCAGTACGCGCAGCTGATCGCCCGCCGCGTCCGCGAGGCCAACGTCTACTCGGAGATCGTGCCGTCCACGATCACGGCCGAGGAGATCCGCGCGAAGGACCCGTCCGGCATCGTCCTGAGCGGCGGCCCGTCGAGCGTCTACGAGGAGGGCTCGCCCGGCCTCGACGAGGGGATCCTCGACCTCGGCGTCCCCGTGCTCGGCATCTGCTACGGCTTCCAGGTCATGGCCCGCGCGCTCGGCGGCGAGGTCGCGCACACCGGCCAGCGCGAGTACGGCTCCACCGCGGTCACGCTCACGCCCGGCAGCACCCTGCTCGACGGCCAGCCCGACGACCAGACGGTGTGGATGAGCCACGGCGACTCCGTGTCGAAGGCACCCGAGGGCTTCGAGGTCCTCGCCTCCAGCGCGTCCACGCCCGTCGCCGCGTTCGCGAGCGACGAGCGCCGCCTGTACGGCGTGCAGTGGCACCCCGAGGTCAAGCACTCCGCGCACGGCCAGGCCGTGCTCGAGAACTTCCTGCACCGCGCCGCCGGCATCCCGGGCGACTGGAACAGCGGCAACGTCATCGCCGAGCAGGTCGAGCGGATCCGCGCCCAGGTCGGCGACGCCCGCGTCATCTGCGGCCTCTCCGGCGGTGTCGACTCCGCCGTGGCCGCCGCGATCGTGCACCGCGCGGTCGGCGATCAGCTCACGTGCGTGTTCGTCGACCACGGCCTCCTCCGCCAGGATGAGCGCCGCCAGGTCGAGGAGGACTACGTGGCCGCCACGGGCGTCCGCCTCGTCACGGTCGACGCGGCCGAGCAGTTCCTGGACGGCCTCGCGGGCGTCACGGACCCCGAGGCCAAGCGCAAGATCATCGGCCGCGAGTTCATCCGCTCGTTCGAGGGCGCCGCGGAGGCGCTCGTGCTCGAGGCGAAGGCCGACGGCGAGCCCATCCGCTTCCTCGTGCAGGGCACGCTCTACCCGGACGTCGTCGAGTCCGGCGGCGGCACGGGCACCGCGAACATCAAGAGCCACCACAACGTGGGCGGCCTCCCGGAGGACCTCAAGTTCGAGCTCGTCGAGCCGCTGCGGACCCTCTTCAAGGACGAGGTGCGCGCCATCGGCCGCGAGCTGGGCCTCCCCGAGGTCATCGTGGGGCGCCAGCCCTTCCCCGGTCCCGGCCTCGGGATCCGCATCGTCGGCGAGGTCACGGCCGAGCGCCTCGAGCTGCTGCGCCAGGCCGACGCGATCGCGCGCGCCGAGCTCACCGCGGCGGGCCTCGACCAGGAGATCTGGCAGTGCCCCGTGGTGCTCCTGGCGGATGTCCGGTCCGTGGGCGTGCAGGGCGACGGCCGCACCTACGGCCACCCCATCGTGCTGCGTCCCGTCTCGAGCGAGGACGCGATGACGGCGGACTGGACCCGCCTCCCGTACGACGTGCTCGCGCGGATCTCGAACCGCATCACGAACGAGGTCGACGGGGTGAACCGCGTCGTGCTCGACGTCACGTCGAAGCCGCCGGGAACCATCGAGTGGGAGTGATCCTCCCGCCCGGGCGTTGGACGACGAAGGCCGCTCCCCTCGGGGAGCGGCCTTCGTCGTTCTGCCGGTCCGCGGTGCTGCGCCGCGGACCGGGTGCTGCTAGTCGTTGCCGCGCAGGATCGCGAACAGGCGGAGCAGCTCGACGTACAGCCACACGATGGTGACCACGAGGCCGAAGGCCGCGGTCCAGCCGTAGCGACGCGGGGCGCCGGCGCGGACGCCGCGCTGGATGAAGTCGAAGTCGAGCACCAGCGAGTAGGACGCCAGCAGGACGACGAAGATGCCGAGGATGACGCCGAGCGGGATGCCGAACACGGGCTGGCTGCGCAGTCCGAAGGCGCTGTCGGTGACGCCGAAGGCCATCAGGCCGAAGTTCAGCAGCGAGAACAGCAGGTAACCGACCATCGCGACCATGAAGATCTTCGTGGCCTTCTTGGAGGCGCGGATCTTGCCGCTGCGGAACAGCAGGAGGACGGTGGCGAACACCGCCGCCGTGCCGAGGACCGCCTGCGTCGCGACGCCGGGGTAGATGCCCTCGAAGACGCGGGAGATGCCGCCCACGAAGAGGCCCTCGAACGCGGCGTACGCGACGATGAGCGGGACGGACGGCTCCTTCTTGAAGGAGTTGACGAGTCCGAGCACGAATCCGCCGAGCGCGCCGAGCAGCGCGAGGGGCATGGCCAGCGGGCCCGAGAGCCAGGCGACGGCGCCGAGGACGATGACGATCGCGAGAAGGCTGACCGTCTTGACGGTCGTGTCCTCGAACGTCATGCGGTCGGTCTGGGAGGCCGTCGCGGACGGGCGGTTGTAGAGCTCGTCGAGGCTCTCCGGGGTCACATCCCTCGTGGGCGTCGCACCCCGGCCGTTGAAGACCGGGTTGTTGGAGAACGTGGGGTTGGCCATGATCCTTCTACTCTCAATGGTGGATGAACGTGATCGGGCATCAATTTAGCCGACCAGGCTGGGAAACCACTCGCGCGGGCCCTGTATTTCCTCACATGGGCACCCGCTCGCCGTCCACCTGGCGCCTGTAGCGTCCCCCGCGTGGATCACGCCCCTCGCCCCCGCCCCCTCGTCATCGCCCATCGCGGAGCGAGCGGACACCGCCCCGAGCACTCCGCGGCCGCCGTGCGGCTGGGCTTCGCGCAGGGAGCGGATGCCGTCGAGCCCGACCTCGTCACCTCGTCCGACGGGGTGCTCGTCATCCGGCACGAGAACGAGCTGTCGGGCACCACGGACGTCGCGGACCGTCCCGAGTACGCCGACCGCCGGACCACGCGCGTCGTCGACGGCGTCGAGCGCACGGGCTGGTTCACCGAGGACATGACGTGGGCCGAGATCCGGACGCTCCGATGCCGGGAGCGGATCCCCGCGATCCGGCCGGGCAACGCGACGCACGACGACGAGGAGGCGGTGCTCTCGCTGCCCGACCTGCTCCGCATCATCGACCAGGAGTCCGCGCGACACGGCCGACCGCTCGGCATGGTGGCGGAGATCAAGCACGCCACCCACTTCGCCGCCTTCGGCCTGCCGCTCGACGAGCTGCTCGCGCGCGACCTCGTGGCTCACGGCTGGGCGTCGGACGCATCGCGCCTCACGGTCGAGTCCTTCGAGCGGGACGTGCTGCTGCGGGTCCGGGCACGCGGCGTGGAGGCCCGGCTGGTGTACCTGCTCGAGGGACGCGGCGCCGCAACGGACGAGGTCGCGCGCCACGGCGGATCGGCGGCCACCTTCGACGAGCAGCTGACGGACGCGGGGCTCGCGGCGCTCGCCGCCGACGTGGACGGCATCAGCGTCGGCGTGGAGCGGATCTGCCCGGCGGCGGGCTTCACCGCCGATCGCGCCGACGATGCGGTCCCCGCTCCCGGCTCCGACCTGGTCGGGCGCGCGCACGCCGCCGGCCTCTCCGTGTTCACCTGGACGCTCCGGCCCGAGAACGCGTTCCTGCCCCGACCCCTCCGCGGGTCCGGGCCGAGGTCCGCGCACGGCGACTTCCGCGCGCACTGGGGGCGGCTCCTCGACGCGGGCGTCGACGGCGTGTTCGTCGA
The nucleotide sequence above comes from Clavibacter sp. B3I6. Encoded proteins:
- a CDS encoding branched-chain amino acid ABC transporter permease; the protein is MGPGGRRQDRHRRGDRHGLGRRRRRATGTTDAEGKAEVGLSAPGSFTVQVDESTIPEGAGLPRAGSSPREIDVAAGNKNVPAFFFLSPDAAAGGAGGASPTPSTDAGTPSGGETAAPDTETGAVSGTAEPVTGNNFWKIFWPKVVTGLIFGLLLALAAIGLSLIYGTTGLNNFAHGELVTFGALMAYLFSNVLGLNPVLAILITVVLGGAFGYAQDAAIWKPLRKRGLGLVPLMIVTIGLSLALRYLFQFIFGADRLTLPNSPAPFLVVGPVSLKFTDVAGAVVSIVLLLAVAYVLLYTKIGKATRAVSDNRSLAAASGIDVEGVIRVVWIGGAALAALSGVFIAYYQSLRWDTGASILLLVFSAVVLGGLGTAFGALIGSIVIGVFINVSTMVLPENMKYVAALVVMIVILLVRPQGILGRKDRIG
- a CDS encoding GuaB3 family IMP dehydrogenase-related protein, which gives rise to MSDVEIGRAKRARRVYAFDDIAIVPSRRTRDPQDVSVSWSIDAYQFEIPFLAAPMDSVVSPATAIAMGRFGGVGVLDLEGLWTRYENPERLLEEIRSLPPESATARMQQIYAEPIKPELITARIAEIRAAGVVVAAALSPQRTADHYETVVAAGIDLFVIRGTTVSAEHVSKGAAPLNLKEFIYELDVPVIVGGAATYTAALHLMRTGAAGVLVGFGGGAASTTRSALGIHAPMATALSDVAGARRDYMDESGGRYVHVIADGGLGSSGDIVKAIAVGADAVMLGSTLARATDAPGQGFHWGAEAHHPELPRGHRVRVDQVAPLEQILYGPSTRADGSSNLVGALRRAMATTGYSDLKEFQRVEVVVAPYGK
- a CDS encoding cation:proton antiporter regulatory subunit, producing the protein MAEVRRVKLPGVGVLHTFITDDGGKVGVIAHRSGHSDLITFSEEQDGPDTQKVSLRLSEDEAHTLAELLGGTRITESLDKLDQIPGLSIDWFTVDYDDHIAGQALGNLASRGVVGLTVVAVVRGDSANPAPADDFTVYPGDTLVVAGSPEKVAKAFAFYRTGEFPHRPASGSAPDGG
- a CDS encoding cation:proton antiporter, with translation MHHGHDLIVLGLLFVLAYAFGQLGKRVGLPAIPIYMLIGLLASPSVDWFPLDFASGDIELIAVFGLILLLFNLGLEFDQDEFFGNAGKLIVSGGSYVLINMGVGFAFGFALGWGTREALVIAGMTATSSSAIVTKLLIELNRLANDETPMILGVTVVEDIFIAVYLAIVSVVLSGETEPWAVVGQLAVSFAFLVIMFTVARKGGAFLSRFLRTRDVELFTVLFFGLAILFGGIGEVLGVTDAIGAFLIGLVLGATRVRNRIEQIAIPLRDVFGAFFFLNFGLALDPGEFPTVVVPVLVAVAMTVTLNLIAGQFVAWLNGHGAQAGINTAFILQNRGEFALILATLSLSAGLDERIQPFAGLYVLVMAIMGPLLAANSVRIGTAVLPTRYRSATKRAAEKAERDAERAGALALFEAAERGDPVPADAFDDGLAIAGSRPGTAARGTTPGTGPEAEGGRGSGVPRGAGADAADGDDEEARPAPDRRRAEQAGQQSDHDTWTPPTREREPDY
- a CDS encoding SURF1 family protein, yielding MTHASDHLPDGSGRSGSGTPGPGGPGSEGPGPTVAQVARRPRSIALLALALVIAAGFAALGQWQLARAVESGVVIERDTETALPLGTLAEPQGYVTDRSAGHMVTVSGALVPGDFVVVSDRLDDGRTGAWVVGHLSVTDDGRPADAAPDALPASVPVALGWAATDDEAAAVAARLNADAGPSAGTREVVGRFLPSEQPEPSGTGQDPQRMTRLSTAALVNVWQGDVGDVYNGFVVASDAQAGLSPIYSPPPSEDVQLNWLNIFYAAEWAVFAIFAIVIWYRTVRDTWTREQPGYRDDDDDDDDDPLPEGALDASGGAPRPGSRADADR
- a CDS encoding DUF3817 domain-containing protein, coding for MAHGLKRSDVPQIRRVLGFYRVMAFITGAFLLLLVVEMGFKYLPGFQFADGSLQYLAGAGYELELNGPSGFLALSPADTLTGTNLSLIVQIVHGNIYVVYLISDFLLWQRMRWSFTRFILIAAGGVVPFLSFVVEARIARQVHATIAELEAPRRAAASAPGDDDRRAPRPTDPTTTTEATT
- the guaA gene encoding glutamine-hydrolyzing GMP synthase, producing the protein MSVDNPTNQRPVLVVDFGAQYAQLIARRVREANVYSEIVPSTITAEEIRAKDPSGIVLSGGPSSVYEEGSPGLDEGILDLGVPVLGICYGFQVMARALGGEVAHTGQREYGSTAVTLTPGSTLLDGQPDDQTVWMSHGDSVSKAPEGFEVLASSASTPVAAFASDERRLYGVQWHPEVKHSAHGQAVLENFLHRAAGIPGDWNSGNVIAEQVERIRAQVGDARVICGLSGGVDSAVAAAIVHRAVGDQLTCVFVDHGLLRQDERRQVEEDYVAATGVRLVTVDAAEQFLDGLAGVTDPEAKRKIIGREFIRSFEGAAEALVLEAKADGEPIRFLVQGTLYPDVVESGGGTGTANIKSHHNVGGLPEDLKFELVEPLRTLFKDEVRAIGRELGLPEVIVGRQPFPGPGLGIRIVGEVTAERLELLRQADAIARAELTAAGLDQEIWQCPVVLLADVRSVGVQGDGRTYGHPIVLRPVSSEDAMTADWTRLPYDVLARISNRITNEVDGVNRVVLDVTSKPPGTIEWE
- a CDS encoding Bax inhibitor-1/YccA family protein, with amino-acid sequence MANPTFSNNPVFNGRGATPTRDVTPESLDELYNRPSATASQTDRMTFEDTTVKTVSLLAIVIVLGAVAWLSGPLAMPLALLGALGGFVLGLVNSFKKEPSVPLIVAYAAFEGLFVGGISRVFEGIYPGVATQAVLGTAAVFATVLLLFRSGKIRASKKATKIFMVAMVGYLLFSLLNFGLMAFGVTDSAFGLRSQPVFGIPLGVILGIFVVLLASYSLVLDFDFIQRGVRAGAPRRYGWTAAFGLVVTIVWLYVELLRLFAILRGND